The following are from one region of the Sphingomonas oryzagri genome:
- the odhB gene encoding 2-oxoglutarate dehydrogenase complex dihydrolipoyllysine-residue succinyltransferase: MTTDVKVPTLGESITEATLGQWLKKPGEAVKVDEPIASLETDKVAIEVPAPVAGVIGALVVNEGDTVEVGALLATIEEGGAAAAPAKAEEKKEAAPATAAQQAPAASGKTSDALAPSAKRAAGETGIDPSTVTGTGRDGRVTRVDIEGAAASKPAAAPAASAPASSGGRKEERVKMTRLRQTVAKRLKEAQNTAAMLTTFNDVDMTAVIEARAKYKDLFEKKHGVRLGFMGFFVKAAVQALRDIPAVNGSIEGDEIVYHDYVDVSVAVSAPNGLVVPVIRDAQDLSVAGIEKTIGDFGKRAKDGTLKMEEMKGGTFTISNGGVFGSLMSTPIINPPQSAVLGLHRIEDRPVVVNGQVVVRPMMYLALSYDHRLIDGREAVTFLVALKNAIEDPTRLLIDL, from the coding sequence ATGACCACCGATGTGAAGGTGCCGACACTCGGCGAATCGATCACCGAGGCGACGCTGGGCCAGTGGCTCAAGAAGCCCGGCGAAGCCGTGAAGGTCGACGAGCCGATCGCCAGCCTGGAGACCGACAAGGTCGCGATCGAGGTGCCGGCCCCGGTTGCCGGCGTGATCGGCGCGCTCGTCGTCAACGAGGGCGACACGGTCGAGGTCGGTGCGCTGCTCGCGACGATCGAAGAGGGCGGTGCCGCCGCCGCTCCGGCCAAGGCGGAAGAGAAGAAGGAGGCCGCTCCGGCCACCGCCGCGCAGCAGGCGCCCGCCGCTTCGGGCAAGACCAGCGATGCGCTGGCGCCTTCCGCCAAGCGCGCCGCGGGCGAGACCGGCATCGATCCGTCCACCGTCACCGGCACCGGCCGCGATGGCCGCGTGACCCGCGTCGATATCGAGGGTGCCGCCGCTTCCAAGCCGGCCGCTGCTCCGGCGGCGTCGGCTCCGGCCTCGTCGGGTGGTCGCAAGGAAGAGCGCGTCAAGATGACGCGTCTGCGCCAGACGGTCGCCAAGCGCCTGAAGGAAGCGCAGAACACCGCCGCGATGCTCACCACGTTCAACGACGTGGACATGACCGCGGTGATCGAGGCGCGCGCCAAATACAAGGATCTGTTCGAGAAGAAGCACGGCGTCCGCCTCGGCTTCATGGGCTTCTTCGTGAAGGCCGCCGTGCAGGCTCTCCGCGACATCCCCGCCGTCAACGGATCGATCGAGGGCGACGAGATCGTCTATCACGATTATGTCGACGTCTCGGTCGCCGTCTCGGCCCCGAATGGCCTGGTCGTGCCGGTGATCCGCGATGCGCAGGACCTGTCGGTCGCCGGCATCGAGAAGACGATCGGCGATTTCGGCAAGCGCGCCAAGGACGGCACGCTGAAGATGGAAGAGATGAAGGGCGGCACCTTCACCATCTCCAACGGCGGTGTGTTCGGCTCGCTGATGTCGACCCCGATCATCAACCCGCCGCAGTCGGCGGTGCTGGGCCTCCACCGTATCGAGGATCGTCCGGTGGTGGTGAACGGCCAGGTCGTCGTCCGCCCGATGATGTACCTCGCGCTCAGCTACGATCACCGCCTGATCGACGGCCGCGAGGCGGTGACCTTCCTCGTCGCGCTGAAGAATGC